A genomic region of Palaemon carinicauda isolate YSFRI2023 chromosome 11, ASM3689809v2, whole genome shotgun sequence contains the following coding sequences:
- the LOC137649271 gene encoding uncharacterized protein, with the protein MEFTITETNKGKKCIIYEGYKFRVDTTLSDGSFSWRCTNGKCKARVKTDCEIGSIVPVQLQHNHENDERKLERQQLRTAVKRKESDDMTARPAKIIRTELCKVTENNLQSGDLKCLAQSIYRERRKQYPVLPKNRKEVHQALESMNTTTSKGEEFVLENNPDTGIVILSCTTNLEFLVTSAEEIFIDGTFKSCPKYFYQLYSIHGLCNGHYIPLVYVLLAGKSEEIYRTMWKCLHDICVSKNLQLQPSVLHVDFEFPILTILKETFPDAIIKCCRFHLGQAWWRKIQNLGLSKEYKDKNSDIGQWLKLSYGLHFIDPADIEDCFIEELMSCTPQKEKCTNYADYLVDNYVTPHSKFPPVLWAEVPSNDKRTNNAAESFHAHFNAQFYKAHPTIFIFMDVVKKLQATTYLKIRSTGMPAVPKKVDKEKCEYAITQFAKYKSQDINRRQYLQSMGCSFMARTDLM; encoded by the coding sequence ATGGAGTTCACCATTACAGAAACTAACAAGGGAAAGAAATGCATAATCTATGAAGGTTACAAGTTTAGAGTCGACACAACATTAAGTGATGGAAGTTTTTCATGGCGGTGCACAAATGGGAAGTGTAAAGCTCGAGTGAAAACAGACTGTGAAATAGGTAGCATTGTCCCTGTGCAGTTGCAGCACAATCATGAAAATGATGAGAGAAAGCTTGAACGACAACAACTACGTACTgcagtgaaaagaaaagaaagtgaTGACATGACAGCAAGGCCGGCAAAAATAATTAGGACAGAACTTTGTAAAGTTACGGAAAACAATCTGCAGTCTGGTGATCTGAAATGTCTGGCACAATCAATATACCGTGAAAGAAGGAAGCAATATCCTGTTTTACCTAAAAATCGTAAGGAAGTTCATCAAGCGCTTGAATCCATGAATACCACCACTAGCAAAGGCGAAGAGTTCGTGTTGGAAAATAACCCAGACACAGGCATTGTTATCCTGTCATGTACAACAAATCTGGAATTTCTGGTAACTTCTGCAGAGGAGATTTTTATTGACGGGACCTTTAAGAGTTgcccaaaatatttttatcaactgtACTCTATCCATGGCCTATGTAATGGCCACTATATTCCTTTAGTATATGTTCTTTTAGCAGGTAAATCGGAGGAGATTTACCGAACCATGTGGAAATGCTTACATGATATTTGTGTATCAAAAAATCTTCAACTGCAACCCTCTGTATTACACGTGGATTTTGAATTCCCCATACTCACTATCCTGAAAGAAACTTTTCCGGATGCAATAATCAAATGCTGTAGATTCCATTTAGGGCAGGCGTGGTGGAGGAAAATCCAAAACCTTGGCTTAAGTAAAGAATACAAAGACAAGAACAGTGACATAGGACAGTGGTTAAAGCTATCTTATGGTCTCCATTTCATTGATCCTGCTGATATTGAAGACTGCTTTATTGAGGAACTGATGTCATGCACACCACAGAAAGAAAAATGTACTAATTATGCAGACTATCTCGTTGATAACTATGTCACACCTCATTCCAAGTTTCCACCAGTGCTTTGGGCTGAAGTACCCTCTAACGACAAACGCACAAACAATGCGGCTGAATCCTTTCATGCACATTTCAACGCACAATTTTACAAAGCTCACCCAACCATCTTCATCTTCATGGATGTAGTCAAGAAGCTCCAAGCAACAACGTACTTGAAAATCAGAAGTACCGGCATGCCAGCTGTCCCAAAGAAAGTGGATAAAGAGAAGTGTGAATATGCCATAACTCAGTTCGCCAAGTACAAGTCGCAGGATATTAACCGACGTCAATATTTACAATCTATGGGTTGCAGTTTCATGGCAAGAACTGATTTGATGTGA